The Streptomyces sp. NL15-2K genome contains a region encoding:
- a CDS encoding IS5 family transposase (programmed frameshift) has translation MVARLVPDELWELFQRVVPEAPSRPQGGGRRRHGDREVLAAIVFVATSGCTGQQLPTASFGPSGATAHRRFTEWTKARVWAKLHRLVLDELGSRGELDWSRCAIDSVNMRALKRGSLTGPNPVDRGKYGSKIHLIMERTGLPLSVGISGANTHDSQALIPLVKGIPPIRSRRGRRRRRPHKLHADKGYDYNHLRRWSAGRGIRHRIARKGIETSQRLGRHRWTIERTMAWLAGCRRLHRRYERKADHFLAFTSIACTLICYRRLAK, from the exons ATCGTTGCGCGGCTGGTGCCGGATGAGTTGTGGGAGCTGTTCCAGCGGGTGGTGCCGGAGGCGCCGTCGCGGCCTCAGGGCGGTGGTCGGCGTCGGCACGGCGACCGCGAAGTGCTGGCCGCGATCGTCTTCGTGGCGACATCGGGCTGCACGGGGCAGCAGTTGCCGACCGCCTCGTTCGGGCCGTCCGGTGCGACGGCCCACCGGCGATTCACTGAATGGACGAAGGCCCGTGTGTGGGCCAAACTCCACCGCCTGGTCCTCGACGAACTGGGATCCCGCGGCGAGCTGGACTGGTCCCGGTGCGCGATCGACTCGGTCAACATGCGGGCCTTGAAAAGGGGGAGCT TGACAGGCCCGAATCCTGTAGACCGGGGCAAGTACGGGTCGAAAATCCACTTGATCATGGAGCGGACCGGCCTGCCCCTGTCCGTCGGCATCTCGGGCGCGAACACGCACGACAGCCAGGCGCTGATCCCGCTGGTGAAGGGCATACCGCCGATCCGCTCCCGCCGGGGACGCCGGCGGCGCAGACCTCACAAACTCCACGCCGACAAGGGCTACGACTACAACCACCTGCGGCGTTGGTCAGCCGGCCGGGGCATCCGGCACCGCATCGCCCGCAAGGGCATCGAGACCTCGCAACGACTCGGCCGTCACCGCTGGACCATCGAACGCACCATGGCCTGGCTCGCCGGATGCCGACGTCTGCACCGCCGCTACGAACGCAAGGCCGACCACTTCCTCGCCTTCACCAGCATCGCCTGCACCCTGATCTGCTACCGCAGACTCGCCAAATGA
- a CDS encoding transposase, protein MDDELWALIEPLLPPWPQRAPGPKPVDDPLCLRGILYVLCNDISWQLLPLELRSGSGQTC, encoded by the coding sequence GTGGACGACGAACTGTGGGCGCTGATCGAGCCGTTACTGCCGCCCTGGCCGCAGAGGGCTCCCGGCCCGAAGCCGGTGGACGACCCGCTGTGCCTGCGGGGCATCTTGTACGTGCTCTGCAACGACATCAGCTGGCAACTGCTGCCGCTGGAACTGCGCTCCGGCTCTGGACAGACCTGCTGA
- a CDS encoding SpoIIE family protein phosphatase encodes MNVTSSPSSSSPFDMVSGALGQYIPRGGAAAAAGSADSEGDDTARQRVHANPTPGRQEQILGAVNLDRDLRITRCNLDAPVFAGLDAVTGSPFVDLLPPGDVPTVTRRLRQVLETGEPHVARVQRLRRSDGSELVVSMSILAAAAPQEGLTVSLIAMARRLHLYAAETAIGTSLDIGETAQSLAESLLAWGDVAAIDLDFAMWTGEGLTEHPQERIRLRRAALVPDVAWPDGYVTPGDDLPSDASRLLSQAIRRADAAQAIVIPDREAIERVLGSPRLVRALVPGDRAAGVACIPLILDGAPPVVLGVAEVWRRAGRPFDDGELFDLQELVARTSHHVDLARQHQREHMQVLALQRRLLPRTGSDTIETASVCQPATPDSAGVGGDWVNSFPLPDGRTALVVGDVVGHGLGAAATMGQLSMEARALLSAGLAADEVLEHLDETVTLLDDAESGLAAGYSALGSTCCIAVYDPVSHHVALSSAGHLPPVLVPPGGPAGPLAVRPHPGLGAEFALREPFDVHAFAAPPGSLLALYTDGLVEDPAVAIDEGISRLADAVSAVHPWDALQQAARRVVSALAPVHRHDDVTLLLARMIGYRKGDTATWRLPSRDDAAGRARTLVSALLGQWRTRDDTRAGVVQVVSELVANAVRFAGGPITVRLIRTSHGLLCEVGDTGNGRPRLRRNELLDDSGRGLHVVHGLTTRWGVRWTDTGKVVWAAVAR; translated from the coding sequence ATGAACGTCACATCCTCCCCCTCCTCTTCGTCGCCGTTCGACATGGTCAGCGGCGCCTTGGGGCAGTACATCCCGCGCGGCGGAGCGGCAGCGGCCGCCGGTTCTGCCGACTCGGAGGGCGACGACACCGCCCGCCAACGCGTACACGCCAACCCGACACCCGGCCGTCAGGAGCAGATCCTCGGCGCGGTCAACCTGGACCGGGATCTGAGAATCACCCGCTGCAATCTGGACGCCCCCGTATTCGCGGGGCTGGACGCCGTGACCGGGAGCCCTTTCGTCGATCTTCTGCCTCCCGGCGACGTACCGACGGTCACACGACGGTTGCGGCAGGTTCTCGAGACCGGTGAACCGCACGTCGCCCGGGTGCAGCGCCTGCGGCGCAGCGACGGGTCGGAGCTGGTGGTCTCCATGAGCATCCTGGCCGCCGCGGCGCCTCAGGAGGGCCTGACCGTCTCCCTGATCGCCATGGCCAGGAGGCTGCACCTGTACGCCGCCGAGACCGCGATCGGCACCTCGCTGGACATTGGCGAGACCGCGCAGTCGCTGGCGGAGTCTCTGCTGGCCTGGGGAGACGTGGCCGCCATCGACCTCGACTTCGCCATGTGGACGGGCGAGGGGCTCACCGAGCACCCGCAGGAGCGCATCCGGCTGCGGCGGGCGGCCCTGGTGCCGGACGTGGCGTGGCCCGACGGCTACGTGACTCCGGGCGACGATCTTCCCAGCGATGCGAGTCGCTTGCTGTCGCAAGCGATACGGCGTGCCGATGCCGCGCAGGCCATCGTCATACCCGACCGGGAGGCGATCGAGCGGGTACTCGGCAGTCCGCGGCTGGTACGTGCCCTGGTGCCTGGTGACCGGGCGGCGGGTGTGGCGTGCATACCGCTGATCCTGGACGGCGCGCCGCCCGTCGTTCTGGGCGTGGCTGAGGTCTGGCGACGGGCGGGCCGCCCGTTCGACGACGGCGAGCTGTTCGACCTGCAGGAACTGGTGGCCAGGACCTCTCATCACGTCGACCTGGCCCGTCAGCACCAGCGCGAGCACATGCAGGTGCTGGCGTTGCAACGCCGGCTGCTGCCACGGACCGGCAGCGACACCATCGAGACTGCCAGCGTCTGCCAGCCCGCCACCCCCGACAGCGCGGGCGTCGGCGGTGACTGGGTGAACAGCTTCCCGCTGCCGGACGGCCGTACTGCGCTGGTGGTCGGTGACGTCGTCGGGCACGGCCTGGGGGCCGCGGCGACCATGGGACAGTTGAGCATGGAGGCCCGCGCGCTGCTGTCCGCGGGGCTGGCGGCCGACGAGGTGCTGGAGCACCTGGACGAGACCGTGACGCTGCTGGACGACGCGGAGTCCGGGCTGGCGGCCGGATACAGCGCGCTCGGGTCGACCTGCTGCATCGCCGTTTACGACCCGGTCAGCCACCACGTGGCGCTGTCCAGCGCCGGCCACCTCCCCCCGGTCCTGGTGCCCCCGGGCGGGCCCGCCGGCCCGCTCGCAGTCCGCCCCCACCCCGGCCTGGGCGCCGAGTTCGCGCTGCGGGAGCCGTTCGACGTGCACGCGTTCGCCGCACCCCCGGGCTCGCTGCTCGCCCTCTACACCGACGGCCTGGTGGAGGATCCCGCCGTAGCGATCGACGAGGGCATCAGCAGGCTGGCGGACGCCGTGTCCGCGGTACACCCCTGGGATGCCCTGCAGCAGGCCGCGCGGCGCGTGGTCTCCGCGCTCGCGCCTGTGCACCGGCACGACGACGTGACCCTGCTGCTCGCGCGCATGATCGGCTACCGCAAGGGGGACACCGCGACCTGGCGTCTGCCCTCCCGCGACGACGCGGCCGGCCGGGCCCGCACGCTGGTCTCCGCGCTGCTGGGGCAATGGCGCACCAGAGATGACACCCGGGCCGGCGTGGTGCAAGTGGTCAGCGAACTGGTCGCCAATGCGGTCCGCTTCGCCGGCGGACCCATCACGGTACGGCTGATCAGGACCAGTCACGGGCTGCTGTGCGAGGTGGGCGACACCGGCAACGGGAGGCCGCGGCTACGCCGCAACGAACTCCTCGACGACAGTGGCCGTGGCTTGCACGTCGTGCATGGACTCACCACCCGGTGGGGCGTGCGGTGGACCGACACCGGCAAAGTGGTCTGGGCGGCGGTCGCGAGGTGA
- a CDS encoding NAD(P)/FAD-dependent oxidoreductase, whose translation MAIAIVGAGLGGLTLARVLHVNGIDSVVHERESSRGARGQGGMLDIHSGQRALREAGLIDQFYAIARGEGQDMRLLEPDGTLLLQEDTPDDAPLERPEVDRADLRNLLLDSLPEDAVRWGHTFTSADNGLLHFADGSSATYDLLVGADGANSRVRALLTDARPAHIGQNVIEVGIPDIDRTHPDLAAMVGRGTYWVLGNGLSLAAQRNGDGRVRIGLSFYNTAEDWFATSGIPFDDPAAARARLIDLLHGWDSRFTALIAACDDTVVPRSITTLPVGLTWPSTPGVTLLGDAAHLMPPVGEGANMALLDGALLGLALAAHPDDSPAAVKEYEREMFERTSAAARMSADMHELLTSPDAGKKMLAFFQPG comes from the coding sequence ATGGCCATTGCCATCGTCGGAGCCGGCCTCGGCGGCCTGACTCTCGCCCGTGTGCTGCACGTGAACGGCATAGATTCCGTCGTGCATGAACGTGAATCGTCACGCGGTGCGCGCGGTCAGGGCGGCATGCTCGACATCCACTCCGGCCAGCGGGCACTGCGCGAGGCCGGTCTGATCGACCAGTTCTACGCGATTGCCCGTGGCGAAGGCCAGGACATGCGTCTCCTCGAGCCGGATGGCACCCTGCTGCTCCAGGAGGACACGCCCGACGACGCCCCGCTCGAGCGACCCGAGGTCGACCGCGCCGATCTGCGCAACCTGCTGCTGGATTCCCTCCCCGAAGACGCGGTGCGCTGGGGGCACACGTTCACATCCGCCGACAACGGCCTGCTGCACTTCGCCGACGGCAGCAGTGCGACGTATGACCTGCTGGTCGGCGCGGACGGCGCGAACTCCCGGGTCCGCGCGCTGCTCACCGACGCCCGTCCGGCGCATATCGGCCAGAACGTCATCGAGGTCGGCATTCCCGACATCGACCGCACGCACCCCGACCTCGCGGCGATGGTCGGGCGCGGCACCTACTGGGTGCTCGGCAACGGACTGTCCCTGGCGGCGCAGCGCAACGGCGACGGCCGCGTTCGCATCGGCCTCAGCTTCTACAACACCGCCGAGGACTGGTTCGCTACCAGCGGGATCCCGTTCGACGACCCGGCCGCCGCCCGGGCGCGGCTGATCGACCTGCTCCACGGCTGGGACTCACGGTTCACCGCGCTGATCGCGGCCTGCGACGACACGGTCGTGCCGCGGTCGATCACCACTCTCCCGGTCGGCCTGACCTGGCCGTCGACGCCAGGCGTCACACTGCTCGGCGATGCCGCACACCTGATGCCACCGGTGGGAGAGGGCGCCAACATGGCGCTGCTCGACGGCGCCCTGCTCGGTCTCGCGCTGGCCGCGCACCCGGACGACTCGCCCGCCGCCGTCAAAGAATACGAACGCGAGATGTTCGAACGCACCAGCGCTGCCGCCCGCATGTCCGCGGACATGCACGAGTTGCTGACATCGCCGGACGCCGGCAAGAAGATGCTCGCATTCTTCCAACCCGGCTGA
- a CDS encoding TetR/AcrR family transcriptional regulator C-terminal domain-containing protein has product MLVWERSEPPKRPVPAPLSRERIVRAAIQLADADGLEAVSLRKVATALDVRPMRLYGYIASKDELLDLMVDAAHAEIRPVGDGWREVLRSLAEATRHAAHEHEWLADLLGGRPQLGPHALASGETVVAALGDVDVDAIMPVVAAVNAYVIGAVRREIAERRAERATGMDEKRWQASLGPYLERTFATGRFPALATVVRDAAHLDADHTFRIGLDFLLDGIEARISR; this is encoded by the coding sequence ATGTTGGTGTGGGAGAGGTCGGAGCCACCGAAACGACCTGTGCCGGCCCCGTTGAGCCGGGAACGGATCGTGCGAGCGGCGATCCAGCTGGCCGACGCGGACGGCCTGGAGGCGGTGTCGCTGCGCAAGGTCGCCACCGCGCTGGACGTCCGTCCGATGCGGCTGTACGGCTACATCGCCAGCAAGGACGAGTTGCTCGACCTGATGGTCGACGCCGCCCACGCCGAGATCCGCCCGGTCGGAGACGGCTGGCGGGAGGTGCTCCGGTCTCTTGCCGAAGCCACTCGGCACGCCGCTCACGAGCACGAATGGCTCGCCGATCTACTGGGTGGGCGACCGCAGCTCGGGCCGCACGCGCTGGCCAGTGGGGAGACCGTGGTGGCCGCACTGGGCGACGTCGACGTGGACGCCATCATGCCGGTGGTCGCCGCAGTCAACGCGTACGTGATCGGGGCGGTGCGTCGGGAGATCGCCGAGCGGCGTGCCGAGCGGGCCACCGGGATGGACGAGAAGCGCTGGCAGGCCTCACTCGGGCCCTATCTGGAGCGGACCTTCGCCACCGGCCGATTCCCCGCGCTGGCCACGGTGGTGCGCGATGCCGCCCACCTGGACGCCGACCACACCTTCCGGATCGGCCTCGACTTCCTGCTCGACGGCATCGAAGCCCGCATCTCAAGGTGA
- a CDS encoding PDR/VanB family oxidoreductase, producing the protein MVIQERLGRWLSPRNLQFAFGVFALAAGALIALRQDAAHPLFQTAGTVGYAAAAVLSFAGWFTLHRAASAARARRILIVFHLLFIPAQFLFLLAHQAPWLGMLLSTMITVGLKPRFPRLGRTSRKVWLTLHIGIGVGWLGISLAMLALSIVGVSTDSHEIRHSAYVLMDTFDVALAIPSVFLAIITGVVVSLGTPWGLIKHRWVLTKLSIALSLPVLATFEGSWIETLAERTEDAAAEPGGTGILLVGAMALFLALLWTATILSVFKPGGRTRWGRRENKRGRSPERAVTVGAIQPVADGTVVLDLAAADGTQLPAWKPGAHIDLILPSGLVRQYSLCGDPAITDHYRIAVLHEADGRGGSAEVHRLTPGSTLKIRGPRNHFPLVDAPFYLFVAGGIGITPFVPMIEQLAAEGAQWHLVHRGRSLAAMAFAERLARLHPQRVTISPADQQRRPDLEAILRAAPAGTAVYCCGPESMLNAVEALMPTSCPQGTLHVERFTASSRAGGAPDAPFEAELRRSGRLVQVPAGRSLLSALQDIDPSLEFSCENGLCGSCGTRVLAGVPDHRDDVLQPQERGRHDVIYPCVSRAHGSRIVLDI; encoded by the coding sequence ATGGTCATCCAAGAACGGCTCGGCCGATGGCTCAGCCCCAGAAACCTGCAGTTCGCCTTCGGAGTCTTCGCACTCGCCGCGGGTGCCTTGATCGCACTGCGACAGGACGCTGCCCACCCCCTGTTCCAGACCGCTGGGACAGTGGGGTACGCAGCTGCCGCGGTGCTCTCCTTCGCCGGCTGGTTCACGCTTCACCGCGCAGCGAGCGCCGCGCGCGCCCGGCGGATCCTGATCGTCTTCCACCTGCTCTTCATCCCCGCGCAGTTCCTGTTCCTGCTCGCCCACCAGGCGCCGTGGCTCGGCATGCTGCTGTCGACAATGATCACGGTCGGGCTGAAGCCGCGTTTCCCGCGGCTCGGGCGAACGTCGCGCAAGGTGTGGCTGACGCTGCACATCGGCATCGGCGTCGGCTGGCTGGGTATCTCCCTCGCCATGCTCGCCCTGTCCATCGTGGGGGTGTCCACGGACAGTCACGAGATACGGCACTCCGCATATGTGCTCATGGACACGTTCGACGTCGCCCTGGCGATCCCGAGCGTCTTCCTGGCGATCATCACCGGCGTGGTGGTGTCGCTCGGCACGCCCTGGGGGCTGATCAAGCACCGCTGGGTGCTGACCAAGCTGTCCATCGCGCTCAGCCTGCCAGTCCTGGCGACGTTCGAGGGCTCGTGGATCGAGACGCTGGCCGAGCGCACCGAGGACGCTGCCGCCGAGCCGGGAGGGACCGGGATCCTGCTGGTCGGCGCCATGGCGCTGTTCCTCGCCTTGCTCTGGACCGCGACGATCCTCTCCGTCTTCAAGCCCGGCGGCAGGACCCGATGGGGGCGCAGGGAGAACAAGCGAGGGCGGTCCCCGGAGAGGGCCGTGACGGTGGGTGCCATCCAGCCGGTCGCCGACGGCACCGTCGTACTGGACCTCGCGGCGGCCGACGGGACCCAGTTGCCGGCCTGGAAGCCCGGCGCGCACATCGACCTCATACTGCCGTCCGGTCTGGTGAGGCAGTACTCCCTGTGCGGTGACCCGGCCATCACGGACCACTATCGCATCGCGGTCCTGCACGAGGCGGACGGGCGCGGTGGATCAGCTGAAGTCCATCGGCTCACACCGGGCAGCACTCTCAAGATCCGCGGGCCTCGCAACCACTTCCCGCTGGTCGACGCACCGTTTTATCTCTTTGTCGCCGGCGGCATCGGGATCACCCCGTTCGTACCGATGATCGAGCAGCTGGCAGCCGAGGGCGCGCAGTGGCACCTGGTCCACCGCGGCCGGTCCCTGGCCGCGATGGCCTTCGCCGAGCGGCTCGCCCGGTTGCACCCGCAGCGGGTGACGATCTCGCCGGCCGACCAGCAGCGGCGGCCCGACCTGGAGGCGATCCTGCGCGCGGCGCCCGCAGGAACCGCGGTCTACTGCTGCGGCCCCGAGTCGATGCTCAACGCGGTCGAGGCACTGATGCCCACCTCCTGCCCGCAGGGGACGCTCCACGTCGAGCGGTTCACGGCGAGCTCTCGCGCTGGTGGGGCCCCCGACGCACCGTTCGAGGCCGAACTGCGCAGGTCGGGCAGGCTGGTGCAGGTGCCGGCCGGCCGAAGCCTGCTGTCGGCGCTGCAGGACATCGATCCGAGCCTGGAATTCTCCTGCGAGAACGGGCTGTGCGGCAGCTGCGGGACCCGCGTGCTCGCCGGCGTTCCGGACCACCGGGACGACGTGCTGCAGCCCCAGGAACGCGGCCGTCACGACGTCATCTACCCGTGCGTCTCGCGCGCTCACGGTTCCCGAATCGTCCTCGACATCTGA
- a CDS encoding acyltransferase family protein: MPVRRLAHPPRPTSGEAASIPKPRDGAPGERGKRTAAAGNAGLRLDIQGLRAVAVSLVALSHAGVTQVAGGYIGVDVFFVISGFLITSLMLREHRRDGKIALGRFYARRALRLLPASTLVVMVTLAGSWLFLGPLRFADYAKDAIASAWYVVNFRLADAGTDYFNTDVPPSPFQHFWSLAVEEQFYLIWPIVLIVALKLFRRRALLAMPLLALAAASFAVNLQLTETSPSWAYFGSQGRIWELAVGALLALVADRLDDIPRPVAAVVSWAGLGAIAYGAVVFDESTRFPGHNAVVPVLGAAAVLACGSAGGRWGAGALLSLRPAVWVGGVSYAWYLWHWPLILLVPAAAGFGDHDGPLRLIAALCGIPLAWLTLHLVENPMRFHRAFKAQARRGLALGLGLSAAAACAAVVAAQFPPQLAEGVARQNTREALAKASDPRAALTELLAQKVDKLPANLSPSMRITAYKRSELYTDDCALTMTDTVQTQPCLYGDTKADRSVVLFGDSHVAQWFPALDAIAEKHHWRLYSFTKNACKIAQITIEYNKGPYSTCDDWRKVTIEKILKMEPELVIASSSNSAKLWGDGDMAEAWGKGQAETYRMLQQGRTRVMTILDTPWPKNNAVDCATAHPSDLSACARDRSEADPKPDVTEAIKAAADAEGVTILNPYDWVCAPSGNCPVVVGNTMVYRDYGHLADGYVEALTPVVEDELLRLFGEDLSKRPGA, translated from the coding sequence GTGCCCGTCCGCCGCCTCGCGCACCCTCCGCGGCCCACGTCCGGGGAAGCCGCATCAATACCGAAACCGCGCGACGGCGCTCCCGGAGAACGCGGCAAGCGGACCGCGGCGGCCGGCAACGCGGGCCTGCGGCTGGACATCCAGGGCTTACGCGCGGTGGCCGTCTCGCTGGTGGCGCTCTCGCACGCCGGGGTGACCCAGGTGGCCGGCGGCTACATCGGCGTGGACGTCTTCTTCGTGATCTCCGGCTTCCTGATCACGTCGCTGATGCTCCGCGAGCACCGCCGTGACGGCAAGATCGCGCTGGGCCGCTTCTACGCCCGGCGCGCGCTGCGTCTGCTGCCCGCCTCGACGCTCGTCGTCATGGTGACGCTGGCGGGCTCCTGGCTCTTCCTCGGCCCGCTGCGCTTCGCGGACTACGCCAAGGACGCCATCGCGTCCGCCTGGTACGTCGTCAACTTCCGGCTCGCCGACGCCGGCACCGACTACTTCAACACGGATGTGCCGCCCTCGCCGTTCCAGCACTTCTGGTCGCTGGCGGTGGAGGAGCAGTTCTATCTGATCTGGCCGATCGTCCTGATCGTCGCCCTGAAGCTGTTCCGGCGCCGGGCGCTGCTCGCGATGCCGCTGCTGGCCCTGGCCGCGGCCTCCTTCGCGGTCAACCTCCAGCTCACCGAGACCTCGCCGTCCTGGGCCTACTTCGGCTCGCAGGGCCGCATCTGGGAGCTCGCGGTCGGCGCGCTGCTGGCGCTGGTGGCGGACCGTCTCGATGACATCCCGCGGCCGGTCGCCGCGGTCGTCAGCTGGGCCGGCCTGGGCGCGATCGCCTATGGTGCCGTCGTCTTCGACGAGAGCACCCGCTTCCCCGGCCACAACGCCGTCGTTCCGGTTCTCGGCGCCGCCGCCGTACTGGCCTGCGGCTCCGCGGGCGGCCGCTGGGGCGCGGGCGCGCTGCTGTCCCTGCGCCCGGCCGTCTGGGTCGGCGGTGTCTCGTACGCCTGGTACCTGTGGCACTGGCCGCTGATCCTGCTCGTCCCCGCCGCCGCCGGCTTCGGCGACCACGACGGGCCGCTGCGCCTGATCGCCGCGTTGTGCGGCATCCCGCTCGCCTGGCTGACACTGCACCTGGTCGAGAACCCGATGCGTTTCCACCGCGCCTTCAAGGCCCAGGCCCGGCGGGGTCTGGCACTCGGTCTCGGCCTGTCGGCCGCCGCGGCCTGCGCCGCGGTGGTCGCCGCGCAGTTCCCGCCGCAGCTGGCCGAGGGCGTGGCCCGGCAGAACACCAGGGAGGCGCTCGCCAAGGCGTCCGACCCGCGCGCGGCGCTGACCGAGCTGCTGGCGCAGAAAGTGGACAAGCTGCCGGCCAACCTCTCGCCCAGCATGCGGATCACCGCCTACAAGCGGTCCGAGCTGTACACCGACGACTGCGCCCTGACGATGACCGACACGGTGCAGACACAGCCCTGCCTGTACGGCGACACGAAGGCGGACCGCAGCGTCGTCCTGTTCGGCGACTCGCACGTCGCCCAGTGGTTCCCTGCGCTCGACGCGATCGCCGAGAAGCACCACTGGCGTCTCTACTCGTTCACGAAGAACGCGTGCAAGATCGCCCAGATCACCATCGAGTACAACAAGGGCCCCTACTCGACCTGTGACGACTGGCGGAAGGTCACCATCGAGAAGATCCTCAAAATGGAGCCCGAGCTCGTCATCGCCTCCAGCTCCAACTCGGCGAAGCTCTGGGGCGACGGCGACATGGCCGAGGCCTGGGGCAAGGGGCAGGCCGAGACGTACCGGATGCTCCAGCAGGGCCGCACGCGGGTGATGACCATCCTGGACACCCCGTGGCCGAAGAACAACGCGGTGGACTGCGCCACCGCGCACCCGAGCGATCTGAGCGCCTGTGCCCGCGACCGCTCGGAGGCCGACCCGAAGCCGGACGTCACCGAGGCGATCAAGGCCGCCGCCGACGCCGAGGGTGTGACGATCCTCAACCCGTACGACTGGGTGTGCGCGCCCTCCGGCAACTGCCCGGTCGTTGTGGGCAACACGATGGTCTACCGTGACTACGGCCACCTCGCGGACGGCTACGTGGAGGCCCTCACCCCGGTCGTCGAGGACGAGCTCCTGCGCCTGTTCGGCGAGGACCTCAGCAAGCGCCCGGGCGCCTGA